In a single window of the Papaver somniferum cultivar HN1 chromosome 8, ASM357369v1, whole genome shotgun sequence genome:
- the LOC113301761 gene encoding uncharacterized protein LOC113301761, which translates to MPTTEYQRSSSRSAFLGRSILSFRRNQVAVSSPPPSSMDSEDTHDLELFQKHTSERFLHLSNDPTTSLDGGGGDNFLSLGWLRNLLDVFLCCEAEFKAVLILGRDPSQFVKPPLDRLIPELLDRAVKALDFCNAITNSIDSILHWQQLALLAVSVLEQDLIGEGQLGRVRKALTSLVASMAVDDKDGSSAKTPERNWSFGRRGGNNSAANQNPRSFWWGVSRNWSASKQIQSMSANLVVPRGGESTGLALPVYMMSTVLVFVMWVFVAAIPCQDRSGLSNHFQIPRQLSWTGPIIGLQDRISDEWKKKEKKGSVGLLDEIQRLEKCSEALIELAGTVPYPVEAEQMEEIRARTNELSEICRKMEEGLVPLQRQVREVFHRIVRSRAEVLGFVDSTGLVILPHSYFS; encoded by the coding sequence ATGCCTACAACTGAGTACCAAAGAAGTTCTTCCCGCTCAGCCTTTTTAGGCCGTTCGATTCTAAGTTTCCGGAGAAACCAGGTTGCtgtttcttctcctcctccttcttcaaTGGATTCCGAAGATACTCATGATCTTGAACTCTTTCAGAAACATACTTCAGAACGTTTTTTACACCTTTCAAATGATCCCACCACCAGTCTCGACGGTGGCGGTGGCGACAATTTTCTTTCACTGGGGTGGTTGAGAAACCTTCTTGACGTGTTCTTATGTTGCGAGGCTGAATTTAAAGCGGTTTTGATATTAGGACGTGACCCGTCTCAGTTCGTCAAACCGCCTTTAGATCGCTTGATTCCTGAATTGCTCGATCGTGCCGTGAAGGCGTTGGATTTTTGTAACGCGATTACGAATAGTATCGATTCGATTCTTCATTGGCAGCAATTGGCATTGCTGGCTGTATCAGTTCTTGAACAGGATTTGATTGGTGAAGGTCAACTTGGTCGCGTTAGAAAGGCGTTAACGTCTCTGGTCGCGTCGATGGCCGTAGATGATAAAGACGGTAGCAGTGCGAAAACACCCGAACGGAATTGGTCATTTGGTAGAAGAGGTGGTAATAACAGTGCTGCAAATCAAAATCCGAGATCGTTTTGGTGGGGTGTTTCGAGAAATTGGTCGGCCTCAAAACAGATTCAATCAATGTCAGCCAACTTGGTCGTTCCGCGAGGCGGTGAATCCACGGGGTTGGCGTTGCCGGTTTATATGATGAGTACTGTGTTGGTGTTTGTAATGTGGGTTTTTGTTGCAGCAATTCCATGTCAGGACAGGAGTGGATTGTCGAATCATTTCCAAATTCCGCGACAGCTTTCATGGACAGGCCCGATAATTGGATTGCAGGATCGGATTTCTGATGaatggaagaagaaagaaaagaaagggtCGGTTGGGTTGTTAGATGAGATTCAAAGGTTAGAAAAATGTAGTGAAGCGCTGATCGAATTAGCCGGTACAGTTCCATATCCGGTCGAAGCGGAACAAATGGAGGAAATCAGAGCGCGGACGAATGAATTGTCGGAGATCTGTAGGAAGATGGAAGAAGGATTGGTTCCGTTGCAGCGTCAGGTTAGAGAAGTCTTTCATCGGA